Proteins from a genomic interval of Clostridium scatologenes:
- a CDS encoding corrinoid protein has product MSKIEEVKANVEKGKTKLIKGLVQEALDEGSKAEDILQAMIDSMGVVGDKFSTGELFVPEMLIAAKAMSKGVEVLKPHLASGSSSSLGTCIIGTVAGDLHDIGKNLVSMMIESTGFKIVDLGVDVPDAKFVEAVKANENVKIVVCSALLTTTMPALKKTVDTLKESGLKGFKIMVGGAPVTAEFADSIGADAYTPDAGSAAIKAKELATA; this is encoded by the coding sequence ATGTCTAAAATTGAAGAAGTAAAAGCTAATGTAGAGAAAGGTAAAACTAAACTTATTAAAGGATTAGTGCAGGAAGCACTAGATGAGGGAAGCAAAGCAGAAGATATACTTCAAGCTATGATTGACTCAATGGGTGTTGTAGGCGATAAGTTCTCAACAGGAGAACTATTCGTACCTGAAATGCTAATAGCAGCAAAAGCAATGTCAAAAGGTGTAGAAGTGCTTAAACCTCATCTTGCAAGTGGGTCTTCATCTTCTTTAGGAACATGTATTATTGGAACAGTAGCAGGCGATTTACATGATATTGGAAAAAATTTGGTTTCAATGATGATTGAAAGTACTGGATTTAAAATAGTAGACCTTGGCGTAGACGTACCTGATGCTAAATTTGTTGAAGCAGTTAAGGCAAATGAAAATGTAAAAATAGTAGTATGTTCAGCACTTCTTACTACAACAATGCCAGCTTTGAAGAAAACAGTTGATACTTTAAAAGAAAGTGGATTAAAAGGATTCAAGATAATGGTTGGTGGTGCTCCTGTAACAGCCGAATTTGCAGATTCAATAGGGGCAGATGCATATACACCTGATGCAGGTAGTGCTGCAATTAAGGCTAAGGAATTGGCAACAGCATAG
- a CDS encoding methyltetrahydrofolate cobalamin methyltransferase produces the protein MIVIGEKINGAIPSTAKAIAEKDAEFIRNLAIKQTEAGADFIDVCASVNDEIELETMKWLIDIVQDATDVPIAVDSPNVHTCVEAMKYCKKPGLFNSVSMEGDKIDVAFPAIADTKWECVALLNSDKGIPKTAKDRLDVFADLMAKAKEYNIDPSRLHIDPLIEMLCTSEDGITMVTEVMRKIKELYPTIHVVGAVSNISFNIPARKIVNQAFAVLAMNAGMDSFILDPLNQDLIGMLFATEALLGEDEYCMEYIRAYREGIFGKKK, from the coding sequence ATGATAGTAATTGGTGAAAAAATTAATGGAGCGATTCCTTCCACAGCTAAAGCTATTGCAGAAAAGGATGCAGAATTCATAAGAAATCTTGCAATAAAACAAACAGAAGCAGGTGCAGATTTTATTGATGTTTGTGCTTCAGTGAATGATGAGATCGAACTAGAAACAATGAAATGGCTTATAGATATCGTACAGGATGCAACCGATGTTCCAATAGCAGTGGACAGCCCTAACGTTCACACATGCGTAGAAGCCATGAAATACTGTAAGAAGCCAGGCCTTTTCAATTCCGTATCAATGGAAGGGGACAAGATTGACGTGGCATTTCCTGCAATCGCTGATACAAAATGGGAGTGTGTTGCTCTCTTAAACAGCGACAAAGGAATCCCTAAAACTGCTAAAGACCGTTTAGATGTATTTGCAGATTTAATGGCAAAAGCAAAAGAATACAACATTGATCCATCTAGGCTGCATATTGATCCCTTGATTGAAATGCTATGTACATCAGAAGATGGAATAACCATGGTAACCGAAGTTATGAGAAAAATCAAAGAATTGTATCCTACGATTCATGTGGTTGGAGCTGTTAGTAATATATCCTTTAATATTCCAGCTAGGAAAATTGTCAATCAGGCATTTGCAGTATTGGCTATGAATGCAGGAATGGACAGCTTTATTCTTGATCCATTAAATCAGGATTTAATAGGGATGTTGTTTGCAACAGAAGCACTATTAGGTGAAGACGAGTACTGCATGGAATATATTAGAGCATACAGAGAAGGAATATTTGGTAAAAAGAAATAA
- a CDS encoding NUDIX domain-containing protein codes for MKKIQEKILYKGKWLALKQTTYKSKSGETVNWESIERTNTSKTVVILPKLVPSNRYLMIKQYRPAINNYILGFPAGLVEGENLEKEALRELKEETGYIGKIKTISPELYSNAALLTDTVRVANVEIDETIKENLNPKQHLESEEEIEVVLVNENNLKNFLLEEQAKGTAVSMGPWYVFCEGCNL; via the coding sequence ATGAAAAAAATTCAAGAAAAAATTTTATATAAAGGTAAGTGGTTAGCATTAAAGCAAACAACTTACAAGAGTAAAAGTGGAGAAACTGTAAATTGGGAAAGTATAGAAAGGACTAATACTAGTAAAACTGTGGTTATACTACCTAAACTTGTTCCATCAAACAGATATTTAATGATAAAACAATATCGTCCAGCTATAAATAATTATATTTTAGGATTTCCAGCAGGATTAGTAGAAGGTGAGAATTTAGAAAAAGAGGCTTTAAGGGAACTTAAAGAGGAAACAGGATATATAGGAAAAATAAAAACTATAAGCCCTGAATTATATTCAAATGCAGCACTATTAACAGATACTGTTCGTGTAGCAAATGTAGAAATTGATGAAACAATAAAAGAAAATTTAAATCCTAAACAACATCTTGAATCAGAAGAAGAAATAGAAGTTGTTTTGGTAAATGAGAATAATTTAAAAAACTTTTTATTAGAAGAACAAGCAAAAGGTACAGCTGTATCTATGGGACCATGGTATGTATTTTGCGAAGGGTGTAATTTATAA
- a CDS encoding sensor histidine kinase — MLSSDYSCLFSNNSNNNFIVNTDISNDKNMINTIIDNVPIGVIILDSKFNIILWNSTLEEMSKIYNKTVIGKNFFQIFPNAFTEDINIKIKNIINDKEAIILDNLLVNNFFSSKHHKYCNIKISALRNKSSISNDIMFTFEDCTVLQNIKYELNKECSIVKTLIKKIKEDRLHLNKMQEIDKLRTDFFTNISHDLRTPLNIILSALQLMKSFNNLNCNEEKSFKYFKSIKQNSLRLLKLINNLIDITKIDSGYFQINTGNYNIVNVVEDITLSVAQYVENKSITLTFDTNTEEKIMACDPDKIERIMLNLISNAIKFTNPGGHIFINIFDKNDYIVICVEDTGIGILENDLDIIFERFRQANATSSINYTGSGIGLSLVKSLVEMHEGKISVKSTYGKGTKFTIKLPVTIKKTDNVPIQNTSFNKSHIEKVSIEFSDIYTS; from the coding sequence GTGTTAAGTTCTGATTATTCTTGTTTATTTTCAAATAACTCTAATAATAATTTCATTGTTAATACAGATATTTCTAATGATAAAAACATGATTAATACAATTATAGACAATGTTCCTATAGGAGTTATAATTTTAGATAGCAAATTTAACATAATACTTTGGAATTCCACACTAGAAGAAATGTCAAAAATATACAACAAAACTGTTATAGGAAAAAACTTTTTTCAGATTTTTCCCAATGCATTTACTGAAGATATCAATATTAAAATTAAAAACATTATAAATGATAAAGAAGCTATAATATTAGATAATCTTTTAGTAAATAATTTCTTTTCAAGTAAACATCATAAATATTGTAATATAAAGATTAGTGCTTTAAGAAACAAATCTTCAATATCAAATGACATAATGTTTACTTTTGAAGATTGTACTGTACTTCAAAATATAAAATATGAATTGAATAAAGAATGTTCTATTGTTAAAACCTTAATCAAAAAAATAAAAGAAGATAGATTACACTTAAATAAAATGCAAGAAATTGACAAACTAAGAACAGATTTTTTTACAAACATCAGTCATGATCTTAGAACACCATTAAACATAATTCTAAGTGCACTTCAACTTATGAAATCTTTTAATAACTTAAACTGCAATGAAGAAAAATCTTTTAAATATTTTAAGAGCATAAAACAAAATTCTTTAAGATTATTAAAACTTATTAATAATTTAATAGATATAACCAAAATTGATAGTGGATATTTTCAAATAAATACTGGAAATTACAATATAGTTAATGTAGTTGAAGATATAACACTTTCTGTAGCTCAATATGTAGAAAATAAATCTATAACTCTTACATTTGATACAAATACAGAAGAAAAAATTATGGCTTGTGATCCTGATAAAATAGAAAGAATTATGTTGAATTTAATATCTAATGCTATAAAATTTACAAATCCAGGTGGACATATATTTATAAACATATTTGATAAAAATGATTATATTGTTATTTGTGTAGAGGATACTGGTATTGGAATACTTGAAAATGATTTGGATATAATTTTTGAAAGATTTCGCCAGGCAAATGCAACTTCATCAATAAATTACACAGGAAGTGGTATAGGTTTGTCTCTTGTAAAATCCTTAGTTGAAATGCATGAAGGAAAAATTTCAGTTAAAAGTACTTATGGAAAGGGGACCAAATTTACTATAAAACTTCCTGTTACCATAAAGAAAACTGATAATGTACCTATACAAAATACTAGCTTTAATAAAAGCCATATTGAAAAAGTAAGTATAGAATTTTCCGATATATATACATCATAA
- a CDS encoding energy-coupling factor transporter transmembrane component T family protein → MGDWLLKKDNYVPKADKDSFIDKTIVGLLSILSLIKRSNKVNNNFMYKLNPSIKLIFTIINIIFLSMSKNFMYILVVDVYMLFTLSLLDIEDIKKILAVSIVVPIFTFIMIIPSIMMGNVRNSILLILKVVGTILSINILSYTTKWHDITKALKNFFIPDIFILVFDITIKYIYILGEFSLEMIYALKLRSIGINDSKYSSLSKVMGNLFLKSKEMGDEMYSAMECRGFTGEYVSYSNFNFSLKDFAYVMINIVIILMYFYFARM, encoded by the coding sequence ATGGGAGACTGGCTTTTAAAGAAAGATAATTATGTACCTAAAGCTGATAAAGATAGTTTTATAGATAAAACTATAGTAGGGCTTTTAAGTATTTTATCATTAATAAAGAGAAGCAACAAAGTTAATAATAATTTTATGTACAAGCTTAATCCATCTATAAAATTGATTTTTACAATTATAAACATAATATTTTTGTCAATGTCTAAGAATTTTATGTACATATTAGTTGTAGATGTGTATATGTTATTTACTTTGAGTTTATTAGACATAGAAGACATAAAAAAAATTTTAGCAGTAAGTATAGTGGTACCAATTTTTACATTTATTATGATTATACCTTCTATTATGATGGGAAATGTAAGAAATAGTATTCTTCTTATCTTAAAAGTAGTAGGTACCATATTATCTATAAATATCTTATCTTATACTACTAAGTGGCATGATATAACAAAAGCACTTAAAAACTTCTTCATACCAGATATATTCATATTAGTCTTCGATATAACCATAAAATATATTTATATTCTTGGAGAATTTTCTCTGGAAATGATTTATGCTCTAAAATTAAGATCTATAGGTATAAATGATAGTAAATACTCTTCTTTATCTAAAGTAATGGGGAATCTTTTCTTAAAATCAAAAGAAATGGGTGATGAAATGTATTCCGCTATGGAATGTAGAGGATTCACAGGAGAGTATGTATCTTATTCAAACTTTAATTTTTCCTTGAAGGATTTTGCTTATGTTATGATAAATATAGTAATTATATTGATGTATTTTTATTTTGCTAGGATGTGA
- a CDS encoding energy-coupling factor ABC transporter ATP-binding protein codes for MIEFKDVYFKYKNVDVLKNINVSIKEGEAVALIGPNGSGKSTFLKIVNGIEFSKKGKYYFKGEEINIKKLEDNKFCKLFHKNVGFVFQNSDAQLFCSNVYDEIAFGPRQMGLKEEEVNMRVEDCLKLLDVEDLREREPYNLSGGEKKRVAIASVLALNPEVLVLDEPMNGIDPKGKRFLKDLMIKLNSSGKTIICSTHDFEYVQDVFKRALVFSEEHTIVRDDDYNSVINDNDFLVHYNIK; via the coding sequence ATGATTGAATTTAAAGATGTTTATTTTAAATACAAAAATGTAGATGTACTAAAAAATATAAATGTAAGTATTAAAGAAGGAGAAGCTGTAGCTTTAATAGGGCCTAATGGAAGCGGTAAATCAACATTTTTAAAAATTGTAAATGGAATAGAATTTTCAAAAAAAGGGAAATACTACTTTAAAGGTGAAGAAATAAATATTAAAAAGTTAGAAGACAATAAATTCTGTAAATTATTTCACAAAAATGTAGGCTTTGTATTTCAAAACTCAGATGCACAACTTTTTTGTTCTAATGTGTATGATGAAATAGCATTTGGACCAAGGCAGATGGGCTTAAAAGAAGAAGAAGTGAATATGAGAGTTGAAGATTGCTTAAAGCTTTTAGATGTAGAAGATCTCAGAGAAAGAGAACCTTATAATTTAAGTGGTGGAGAGAAAAAGAGGGTAGCAATAGCTAGTGTTTTAGCTTTAAATCCAGAGGTTTTAGTTTTAGACGAACCTATGAATGGTATAGATCCTAAAGGAAAAAGATTTTTGAAAGATCTTATGATAAAATTAAACTCTAGTGGTAAAACTATAATTTGTTCTACCCATGATTTTGAATATGTGCAAGATGTATTTAAAAGAGCTTTAGTTTTTTCAGAAGAACATACTATTGTAAGGGATGATGATTATAATTCTGTAATCAATGATAACGATTTTTTAGTTCATTACAATATCAAGTAA
- a CDS encoding cobyric acid synthase, whose product MAKIMIQGTGSSVGKSILVAALCRIFTQDGYSVCPFKSQNMSLNSYITLDGKEMGRAQVLQAYAAGLQPEAYMNPILLKPTSDKKCQIIVNGKVYGNSTAMEYHNMKLQFRDMLKEQFEEMEKKFDIIVMEGAGSPAEINLRDRDIVNMGMAEIVDAPVLLAGDIDKGGVFASLAGTMVLFNEEEKKRVKGTIINKFRGDVEILKPGLTMLEDIIKIPCLGVIPYFHLALEDEDGAVEFNKRVTAPIDIAVVKLPHISNFTDLDSLKSEEDVSVRFIETVEEFGNPDLVIIPGSKNTIEDLLKLRKSGIEAYIKEYSKDGLVIGICGGYQMLGKIIKDPYGVETEVPEVEAMGLLDIDTVFEEEKVTTRVKAESIREFDVYKDEASTEKRKIDVYGYEIHMGICTYGEKARPLFKIIDKNGEEVCLQDGAVNNEENIMGSYIHGVFDGVHFREYVLNKIRSKKGMKTKKSYIYENLREKELDKLADIIRQNMNMKSIYNIMGMKK is encoded by the coding sequence ATGGCTAAAATTATGATTCAAGGCACAGGATCATCAGTAGGAAAGAGTATACTAGTAGCAGCGCTTTGTAGAATTTTTACACAGGATGGATATTCTGTATGTCCTTTTAAGTCACAGAACATGTCTTTAAATTCATATATAACTTTAGATGGGAAGGAAATGGGGCGTGCACAAGTGCTTCAAGCTTATGCAGCAGGTCTTCAACCTGAAGCATATATGAATCCTATACTTTTGAAGCCAACTTCTGATAAAAAATGTCAGATTATAGTTAATGGAAAAGTATACGGAAATAGTACTGCTATGGAATATCATAATATGAAGTTACAATTCAGGGATATGCTTAAAGAGCAATTTGAAGAAATGGAAAAGAAATTTGATATCATAGTTATGGAAGGAGCAGGTAGTCCTGCAGAAATAAATTTAAGAGATAGAGATATAGTAAATATGGGAATGGCAGAAATTGTAGATGCACCTGTTTTGTTGGCTGGAGACATAGATAAAGGAGGAGTATTTGCATCTTTAGCAGGAACCATGGTTCTATTTAATGAAGAAGAAAAGAAGAGGGTTAAGGGTACTATAATAAATAAATTTAGAGGCGATGTTGAAATATTAAAACCAGGACTCACTATGCTGGAAGATATAATAAAAATACCATGCCTAGGTGTAATTCCTTATTTTCATTTGGCATTAGAAGATGAAGATGGTGCAGTAGAGTTTAATAAGAGAGTAACGGCACCTATAGATATAGCTGTAGTAAAGCTTCCACACATATCTAATTTTACAGATTTAGATTCTCTAAAGAGTGAAGAGGATGTATCAGTAAGGTTTATAGAAACTGTTGAAGAATTTGGAAATCCTGATTTAGTTATAATTCCAGGAAGCAAGAATACTATTGAGGACTTACTTAAACTTAGAAAATCTGGTATAGAAGCGTATATAAAGGAATACAGCAAAGATGGTTTAGTTATAGGAATTTGTGGTGGATATCAAATGCTTGGAAAAATAATAAAAGATCCTTATGGTGTAGAAACAGAAGTTCCAGAGGTAGAAGCTATGGGTCTTTTGGATATAGATACTGTATTTGAGGAAGAAAAGGTTACTACAAGAGTAAAGGCAGAAAGTATAAGAGAGTTTGATGTATATAAGGATGAAGCTTCAACAGAAAAAAGAAAAATAGACGTATATGGGTATGAAATACATATGGGAATATGTACTTATGGTGAAAAAGCAAGACCTTTGTTTAAAATCATAGACAAAAATGGAGAAGAAGTTTGTTTGCAGGATGGTGCTGTAAATAATGAAGAAAATATTATGGGCAGCTACATACATGGAGTTTTTGATGGTGTACATTTTAGAGAATATGTATTAAATAAAATAAGATCAAAAAAAGGTATGAAAACTAAGAAATCCTATATATATGAAAATTTAAGAGAAAAAGAGCTTGATAAACTTGCAGACATAATTAGACAAAATATGAATATGAAAAGTATATATAATATTATGGGAATGAAGAAATAA
- the cbiB gene encoding adenosylcobinamide-phosphate synthase CbiB, translated as MLDIILAVIIDWLIGDPNWLPHPIIYIGKLIGFLDKKGRKLCKSNGGIRAFGGLIVIIVAGVSFFITFGILKLVSSLPWLFHIVNVLIIWTTLAAKSLSKEAKKVYHALKDKDIEKARLMLSYIVGRDTTQLEDNEIIRADVETVAENASDGVIAPIFYAIIGGAPLAMMYKAINTMDSMLGYMNEKYRYIGFFPAKVDDVFNFIPARITGILICLSSFVVKGNVMESISIMFRDRKNHKSPNCAYPEAAAAGAMKVQLGGTNVYFGEVVYKPTIGDKKKALSFEHINESIKLMYAAEIFMIIIYVAFMFVIIKK; from the coding sequence ATATTAGATATAATTTTAGCTGTAATAATAGATTGGCTAATAGGTGATCCAAATTGGTTGCCGCATCCTATTATATATATAGGTAAGCTTATAGGCTTTCTTGATAAAAAAGGAAGAAAACTATGTAAATCTAATGGTGGTATTAGAGCTTTTGGAGGGCTTATTGTAATAATTGTAGCAGGTGTGAGTTTTTTTATCACATTTGGTATTTTAAAGTTAGTAAGTTCTTTGCCATGGTTGTTTCATATTGTAAATGTATTGATAATATGGACAACATTGGCAGCGAAATCTCTAAGTAAAGAAGCTAAAAAGGTCTATCATGCATTGAAAGATAAAGATATAGAGAAAGCTCGATTAATGCTTTCATATATAGTTGGAAGGGATACAACACAGCTTGAGGATAATGAAATAATAAGAGCTGATGTGGAAACAGTAGCTGAAAATGCTTCAGATGGAGTTATTGCACCAATATTTTATGCAATAATTGGAGGAGCACCTTTGGCAATGATGTATAAGGCTATAAATACTATGGATTCAATGCTTGGATATATGAATGAAAAATATAGATATATAGGATTTTTTCCAGCTAAGGTAGATGATGTCTTTAATTTTATACCTGCAAGAATAACTGGAATACTTATATGTTTGAGTTCCTTTGTAGTTAAAGGTAATGTTATGGAAAGTATTTCTATAATGTTTAGAGATAGAAAAAATCATAAAAGCCCCAATTGTGCTTATCCAGAAGCAGCTGCTGCAGGAGCTATGAAGGTACAGTTAGGTGGAACTAATGTATATTTTGGAGAAGTAGTTTATAAACCTACAATAGGAGATAAGAAAAAGGCATTGAGTTTCGAACATATAAACGAGTCTATAAAGCTTATGTATGCTGCTGAAATTTTTATGATAATTATATATGTAGCATTTATGTTTGTAATTATTAAGAAGTAA
- a CDS encoding pyridoxal phosphate-dependent aminotransferase, translating into MEHGGDIYTEGILKGREILDFSSNINPLGVPESFTNNLNEAVKAVEKYPDVEYRCLKKCIKEYLDFSVEYFKSEAYNEKSESFISEKDIILGNGAAEIIDLSISCFKKVCIVVPSFIEYEKNALKWRCDIIYSTIKKDMTYDYEDILLQVKKSEALIIGNPNNPNGGIINKDKFKKVLDFCEENNKTVIIDEAFIEFTGKNNFSFLEKIKNYKCIFLIRALTKFFALPGIRIGYGVSKNDELIQKIKSKQNPWNINCFAEIAARYVLKDRDYIEDSLKWINEERKYMILNLKKIALMEEVYNTYSNFVLCKIKDLNCDELYKICLDKGIAIRKCDNFKNLNDKYIRLAIKNRESNNKIIKLLNSLS; encoded by the coding sequence ATGGAACATGGAGGAGATATATATACAGAAGGAATTTTAAAAGGAAGAGAAATTTTAGATTTTAGTTCTAATATAAATCCATTAGGAGTTCCAGAGAGCTTTACAAATAATTTGAATGAAGCTGTAAAAGCTGTAGAAAAATATCCAGATGTTGAATATAGGTGCTTAAAAAAGTGTATTAAAGAATATTTAGATTTCAGTGTGGAGTATTTTAAATCTGAAGCTTATAATGAAAAAAGTGAATCTTTTATATCTGAAAAAGATATAATTCTTGGCAATGGGGCAGCAGAAATTATAGATTTGTCCATAAGTTGTTTTAAAAAAGTTTGTATAGTAGTTCCTTCCTTTATAGAATATGAAAAAAATGCTTTGAAGTGGAGATGTGACATAATATATTCTACAATAAAAAAGGATATGACTTATGATTATGAAGATATATTATTGCAAGTAAAAAAATCAGAAGCGCTTATTATAGGAAATCCTAATAACCCTAATGGCGGAATAATAAATAAGGATAAATTTAAAAAAGTATTAGATTTTTGTGAAGAAAATAATAAAACAGTTATAATAGATGAAGCTTTTATAGAATTTACAGGGAAAAATAATTTCAGCTTTTTAGAGAAAATAAAAAATTATAAGTGTATATTTTTAATTAGAGCTTTAACTAAATTCTTTGCTTTGCCCGGTATCAGAATAGGATATGGCGTAAGCAAAAATGATGAACTTATACAGAAAATTAAAAGCAAACAAAATCCTTGGAATATAAATTGTTTTGCAGAAATTGCAGCAAGATATGTTTTAAAGGATAGAGATTATATAGAAGATTCATTGAAATGGATCAATGAAGAAAGAAAATATATGATTTTAAATTTGAAAAAAATAGCTTTAATGGAAGAAGTGTATAATACTTATTCTAATTTTGTATTATGCAAGATTAAAGATTTAAATTGTGATGAATTGTATAAAATATGTTTAGATAAAGGAATTGCAATTAGAAAATGTGATAACTTTAAAAACTTAAATGATAAATATATTAGGCTAGCTATTAAAAATAGGGAAAGTAATAATAAAATTATAAAGCTTTTAAATTCATTAAGTTAA
- the hemA gene encoding glutamyl-tRNA reductase, translating into MIQLIGLKRDVKLEIREKFSVIQKRCEKFTKSLKEVCDEVVVISTCNRTEIYFNANDHDDAMVNKVFDILGWDKNLKNYTFHYKSNEVIKHLMDVVCGFNSLILGEDQILAQVKEAYEIALNSKTVHRDLQRLFQIAVTCGKEFRTKSSLNKIPVSSSSIAVNESRKRGIKRFMLLGFGEVGQLAAKYILSAGFEVLYIAVRNPKVVDIEDPRVKVINFDERVENYNDVDCIISCTSAPHCVVRKNNLPQKTMTIFDLAVPRDVEEEVCSMENVTVYNIDKVSSIDDENRKKRKDIMIKNRYIVDKYIKEFSDWQKIQGISGEIVNLKKCGEKVYRKRYKTFKNKRYTKDNEKLAEVLFKSTSDAFINRAIDVLKEEQLKGSAEDCMKIIKKIFYVAE; encoded by the coding sequence ATGATACAACTTATAGGTTTAAAAAGAGATGTAAAATTAGAAATAAGAGAAAAATTTTCTGTAATACAAAAACGTTGTGAAAAGTTCACAAAGAGTTTAAAAGAAGTTTGTGATGAAGTCGTAGTTATAAGTACTTGTAACAGAACCGAAATATACTTTAATGCTAATGATCATGATGATGCTATGGTAAATAAGGTTTTTGATATATTAGGTTGGGATAAAAATTTGAAAAACTACACTTTTCATTATAAAAGCAATGAAGTAATTAAGCATTTGATGGATGTAGTATGTGGATTTAATTCTTTGATTTTAGGAGAAGATCAAATTTTAGCTCAAGTTAAGGAAGCCTATGAAATTGCTTTGAATTCAAAAACTGTTCATAGAGATTTGCAGAGACTCTTTCAAATTGCAGTTACTTGTGGAAAAGAGTTTAGAACTAAGTCAAGTCTTAATAAAATACCAGTATCTTCATCATCTATAGCGGTTAATGAAAGCAGAAAACGCGGAATAAAAAGATTTATGCTTTTAGGCTTTGGGGAAGTTGGACAGCTTGCAGCAAAATATATTTTATCTGCAGGTTTTGAAGTGCTGTATATAGCAGTAAGAAATCCAAAGGTTGTAGATATAGAAGATCCTAGAGTGAAGGTTATAAATTTTGATGAAAGAGTAGAAAATTATAATGATGTGGATTGTATAATATCATGTACTTCAGCACCTCACTGTGTAGTAAGAAAAAATAACTTACCACAAAAAACTATGACTATATTTGATCTAGCTGTGCCTAGAGATGTAGAAGAAGAAGTCTGTAGTATGGAAAATGTAACAGTGTATAATATTGACAAGGTAAGTTCCATAGATGATGAAAATAGAAAAAAAAGAAAAGATATAATGATTAAAAATAGATATATAGTTGATAAATATATTAAAGAATTTTCAGATTGGCAGAAGATACAAGGTATTTCCGGAGAAATAGTAAACCTTAAAAAATGTGGAGAAAAGGTGTATAGGAAGAGATATAAAACCTTTAAAAATAAAAGGTACACTAAGGATAATGAAAAATTGGCTGAAGTACTTTTTAAAAGCACATCAGATGCTTTTATTAACAGAGCTATAGATGTATTAAAAGAGGAACAGCTGAAGGGAAGTGCTGAGGATTGTATGAAAATAATAAAGAAGATATTTTATGTGGCGGAATAA
- a CDS encoding NAD(P)-dependent oxidoreductase: MYENNKEDILCGGIKYTMLSLMSNKIKVLIVGGGNAAFIKAKTFIKKGCLVSIVAKDFNDEFRELKNYNNLKIIKSEYKREYIECNHLVIIATNSEKINFQIRSHCRESYKLYIDCTSPEDGLCVTPCQRNTKNIFLGVNTYSGNPRASVYLADKMIKECEVKYDKFIEFTSDLRKRLGNRSIKKEMMKFVCSEDFYFFYEKGKEDIVLNMFYMDEYTDNRMVIDFETKNCNS; this comes from the coding sequence TTGTATGAAAATAATAAAGAAGATATTTTATGTGGCGGAATAAAGTATACAATGCTTTCACTTATGTCCAATAAGATAAAAGTGCTTATTGTTGGAGGAGGAAATGCAGCTTTTATAAAGGCTAAAACTTTTATAAAAAAAGGATGCTTAGTTTCAATAGTTGCCAAAGACTTCAATGATGAATTTAGAGAATTAAAAAATTATAATAATTTAAAAATTATAAAATCAGAATACAAAAGAGAATATATAGAATGCAATCATTTAGTTATAATTGCTACTAATTCAGAAAAAATAAATTTTCAAATAAGATCACATTGTAGAGAAAGCTATAAGCTATATATAGATTGTACATCTCCAGAAGATGGATTATGTGTTACGCCTTGTCAGAGAAATACAAAAAATATTTTTTTAGGAGTTAATACTTATAGTGGAAATCCTAGAGCATCTGTATATTTGGCAGATAAGATGATAAAAGAGTGTGAAGTTAAATATGATAAATTTATTGAATTTACATCAGATTTGAGAAAAAGGTTAGGAAATAGAAGTATAAAGAAGGAAATGATGAAATTTGTATGTTCTGAAGATTTTTATTTCTTTTATGAAAAAGGAAAAGAAGATATAGTACTAAATATGTTTTATATGGACGAATACACTGATAATAGGATGGTGATTGATTTTGAAACTAAAAATTGCAACTCGTAG